A DNA window from Ipomoea triloba cultivar NCNSP0323 chromosome 10, ASM357664v1 contains the following coding sequences:
- the LOC116033693 gene encoding methylmalonate-semialdehyde dehydrogenase [acylating], mitochondrial isoform X1 — translation MMMQFAVNRARKVRSLSPQMYCLANSHLSTAAEPSWKHRTSPRLPNLIGGSFVDSKSLESIDVINPATQEVVSQIPLTTNEEFKSAVSAAKKAFPSWKNTPITTRQRVMLKYQDLIRKNMDKLALNVTTEQGKTLKDAQGDVFRGLEVVEHACGMATLQMGEYVSNVSNGIDTYSIREPLGVCAGICPFNFPAMIPLWMFPVAVTCGNTFVLKPSEKDPGASMMLAELAMEAGLPDGVLNIVHGTHDIVNAICDDEDIRAVSFVGSNTAGMHIYARASATGKRVQSNMGAKNHGIVMPDANIDSTLNALVAAGFGAAGQRCMALSTVVFVGESKSWIEELVERAKTLKVNAGTEPDADLGPVISKQAKDRICKLIQSGVDSGAKLLLDGRNIVVPGYEKGNFIGPTILSDVTADMECYKEEIFGPVLICMQADSLEEAIRTVNRNKYGNGAAIFTTSGIAARKFQTEIEAGQVGINVPIPVPLPFFSFTGSKASFAGDLNFYGKAGVHFYTQIKTITQQWKDLPGGSGVSLAMPTSQK, via the exons ATGATGATGCAGTTCGCCGTCAATCGAG CTAGAAAAGTGAGGTCTTTGAGTCCTCAGATGTATTGTCTTGCCAATTCTCATTTATCCACCGCTGCTGAGCCCTCGTGGAAGCATCGAACTTCGCCG AGGCTTCCCAATTTGATTGGTGGCAGCTTTGTAGATTCGAAGTCATTGGAATCAATTGATGTTATAAACCCA GCTACACAAGAAGTGGTGTCTCAGATACCGTTAACTACTAATGAGGAGTTCAAGTCTGCAGTTTCTGCTGCTAAAAAGGCATTTCCGTCATGGAAGAACACACCTATCACGACAAGGCAGCGTGTCATGTTAAAGTACCAAGACCTTATAAGGAAGAACATG GATAAGCTAGCCTTGAATGTTACTACAGAACAGGGGAAGACATTGAAAGATGCACAAGGCGATGTATTCCGTGGCTTAG AGGTGGTGGAACATGCATGTGGGATGGCAACGTTACAGATGGGAGAATATGTTTCTAATGTCTCAAATGGAATTGATACCTATAGCATAAGAGAGCCTTTAGGTGTTTGTGCCGGGATCTGTCCATTTAACTTCCCAGCAATGATTCCTTTATGG ATGTTTCCTGTTGCAGTTACATGTGGGAACACCTTTGTTCTTAAACCGTCAGAGAAAGATCCAG GTGCTTCCATGATGCTGGCTGAGTTGGCAATGGAGGCTGGGTTGCCTGATGGAGTTCTAAATATTGTTCACGGCACTCAT GACATTGTTAATGCTATATGTGATGATGAAGATATCAGAGCCGTATCTTTTGTTGGTTCAAATACA GCTGGAATGCATATTTATGCCAGGGCATCGGCTACAGGCAAACGTGTTCAG TCCAACATGGGAGCCAAGAACCACGGCATTGTCATGCCTGATGCAAACATTGATTCCACATTAAACGCTTTAGTTGCAGCTGGTTTTGGTGCAGCCGGACAAAGATGCATGGCGCTAAGTACAGTGGTCTTTGTTGGAGAATCAAAGTCATG GATAGAGGAATTGGTGGAACGTGCAAAAACCCTTAAAGTAAATGCTGGAACAGAACCTGATGCCGACCTTGGACCAGTTATTAGTAAACAG GCAAAAGACCGAATATGTAAATTGATTCAAAGTGGTGTTGATAGTGGGGCTAAATTATTGCTTGATGGAAGAAACATTGTG GTACCAGGCTACGAAAAGGGTAATTTTATTGGCCCCACCATCTTGTCTGATGTTACTGCCGATATGGAGTGTTATAAG GAGGAAATCTTTGGGCCTGTTCTCATTTGTATGCAG GCTGACAGCTTAGAAGAGGCGATAAGAACTGTCAATAGAAACAA ATATGGAAACGGTGCTGCTATATTCACTACATCTGGCATAGCAGCGAGGAAATTCCAAACCGAGATCGAGGCAGGGCAG GTTGGCATCAACGTTCCCATTCCGGTTCCTCTACCCTTCTTCTCCTTCACAGGCTCCAAGGCTTCCTTTGCTGGAGACCTCAACTTCTACG GCAAAGCGGGGGTTCATTTTTACACACAGATCAAGACTATCACCCAGCAATGGAAGGATTTACCAGGTGGCTCTGGAGTATCTCTTGCAATGCCAACTTCTCAGAAATAG
- the LOC116033693 gene encoding methylmalonate-semialdehyde dehydrogenase [acylating], mitochondrial isoform X2 encodes MYCLANSHLSTAAEPSWKHRTSPRLPNLIGGSFVDSKSLESIDVINPATQEVVSQIPLTTNEEFKSAVSAAKKAFPSWKNTPITTRQRVMLKYQDLIRKNMDKLALNVTTEQGKTLKDAQGDVFRGLEVVEHACGMATLQMGEYVSNVSNGIDTYSIREPLGVCAGICPFNFPAMIPLWMFPVAVTCGNTFVLKPSEKDPGASMMLAELAMEAGLPDGVLNIVHGTHDIVNAICDDEDIRAVSFVGSNTAGMHIYARASATGKRVQSNMGAKNHGIVMPDANIDSTLNALVAAGFGAAGQRCMALSTVVFVGESKSWIEELVERAKTLKVNAGTEPDADLGPVISKQAKDRICKLIQSGVDSGAKLLLDGRNIVVPGYEKGNFIGPTILSDVTADMECYKEEIFGPVLICMQADSLEEAIRTVNRNKYGNGAAIFTTSGIAARKFQTEIEAGQVGINVPIPVPLPFFSFTGSKASFAGDLNFYGKAGVHFYTQIKTITQQWKDLPGGSGVSLAMPTSQK; translated from the exons ATGTATTGTCTTGCCAATTCTCATTTATCCACCGCTGCTGAGCCCTCGTGGAAGCATCGAACTTCGCCG AGGCTTCCCAATTTGATTGGTGGCAGCTTTGTAGATTCGAAGTCATTGGAATCAATTGATGTTATAAACCCA GCTACACAAGAAGTGGTGTCTCAGATACCGTTAACTACTAATGAGGAGTTCAAGTCTGCAGTTTCTGCTGCTAAAAAGGCATTTCCGTCATGGAAGAACACACCTATCACGACAAGGCAGCGTGTCATGTTAAAGTACCAAGACCTTATAAGGAAGAACATG GATAAGCTAGCCTTGAATGTTACTACAGAACAGGGGAAGACATTGAAAGATGCACAAGGCGATGTATTCCGTGGCTTAG AGGTGGTGGAACATGCATGTGGGATGGCAACGTTACAGATGGGAGAATATGTTTCTAATGTCTCAAATGGAATTGATACCTATAGCATAAGAGAGCCTTTAGGTGTTTGTGCCGGGATCTGTCCATTTAACTTCCCAGCAATGATTCCTTTATGG ATGTTTCCTGTTGCAGTTACATGTGGGAACACCTTTGTTCTTAAACCGTCAGAGAAAGATCCAG GTGCTTCCATGATGCTGGCTGAGTTGGCAATGGAGGCTGGGTTGCCTGATGGAGTTCTAAATATTGTTCACGGCACTCAT GACATTGTTAATGCTATATGTGATGATGAAGATATCAGAGCCGTATCTTTTGTTGGTTCAAATACA GCTGGAATGCATATTTATGCCAGGGCATCGGCTACAGGCAAACGTGTTCAG TCCAACATGGGAGCCAAGAACCACGGCATTGTCATGCCTGATGCAAACATTGATTCCACATTAAACGCTTTAGTTGCAGCTGGTTTTGGTGCAGCCGGACAAAGATGCATGGCGCTAAGTACAGTGGTCTTTGTTGGAGAATCAAAGTCATG GATAGAGGAATTGGTGGAACGTGCAAAAACCCTTAAAGTAAATGCTGGAACAGAACCTGATGCCGACCTTGGACCAGTTATTAGTAAACAG GCAAAAGACCGAATATGTAAATTGATTCAAAGTGGTGTTGATAGTGGGGCTAAATTATTGCTTGATGGAAGAAACATTGTG GTACCAGGCTACGAAAAGGGTAATTTTATTGGCCCCACCATCTTGTCTGATGTTACTGCCGATATGGAGTGTTATAAG GAGGAAATCTTTGGGCCTGTTCTCATTTGTATGCAG GCTGACAGCTTAGAAGAGGCGATAAGAACTGTCAATAGAAACAA ATATGGAAACGGTGCTGCTATATTCACTACATCTGGCATAGCAGCGAGGAAATTCCAAACCGAGATCGAGGCAGGGCAG GTTGGCATCAACGTTCCCATTCCGGTTCCTCTACCCTTCTTCTCCTTCACAGGCTCCAAGGCTTCCTTTGCTGGAGACCTCAACTTCTACG GCAAAGCGGGGGTTCATTTTTACACACAGATCAAGACTATCACCCAGCAATGGAAGGATTTACCAGGTGGCTCTGGAGTATCTCTTGCAATGCCAACTTCTCAGAAATAG
- the LOC116033414 gene encoding L-type lectin-domain containing receptor kinase IX.1-like has product MAAALCRFFLVLIIPSLVFSLSFNLSQIDQNDANVNIQVEGNASITDQGIKLTNECVSELNDDQVGGARYVHDLFHLWDNTSKEFADFATNFTFNLDYDENGYPRYNDYGYTLIFFLAENSTPFQTMLFSNETHPTSPDPFIAVVFDTFSDHNNVSINIISRLEPVIFKRRLSDTTEEMTNDVSITYNASSAILQVVFTGFGDDPFNNLSGNVNLSNYLPEFVSIGFAATTQGCYDNNNIKSWQFDSTSLRPNVSSPAPSPAQNQPVPAPTSPTPNHIPSIAPSPDHNYKLKKRLEIAGLSSGVVILLALLALAIYTCFKKKWAAKRKNHEIILGPVMVGEFEMASYGPKNFSYCELASATNNFSEERKLGEGGFGGVYSGFLRDLNMDVAVKRVSSHSKQGIEEYTSEVKIISQLRHRNLVPLHGWCHENGELLLVYEYMPGGSLDSHLFKRRSPLHWGLRYKIAQGLASALSYLHEEWEQCVLHRDIKSSNVLLDSSFNARLGDFGLAWPVDHEETPEKTYLGGTPGYVAPECHITFKTSKESDVYSFGVVALEIACGRKAILANKREGRKSLVDWVWDLYGMGRLLEAADPKLNGNFEKQEMERLMTIGLWCAHPDSNSRPKISLALHCLKFQVQLPILPAKMPKPVYSTLPTALSFPNSHFSGIKNVEIQEFEYPSSYSRHSAGSSLPHTV; this is encoded by the coding sequence ATGGCAGCAGCCTTGTGCAGATTCTTCCTTGTGCTTATTATTCCCTCTTTAGTGTTCTCACTCTCATTTAATCTCTCTCAAATTGATCAAAACGACGCAAACGTGAACATCCAAGTTGAAGGAAACGCATCCATCACAGACCAGGGAATCAAACTCACAAATGAATGTGTATCGGAGTTAAATGATGACCAAGTAGGTGGAGCAAGGTACGTTCATGATCTGTTCCACCTATGGGACAATACTTCTAAAGAGTTTGCCGATTTCGCCACCAATTTCACTTTCAACTTAGATTATGATGAGAATGGTTATCCCCGTTATAATGATTATGGTTATACACTGATTTTTTTCTTGGCTGAAAATTCCACCCCGTTCCAAACAATGCTATTTTCGAATGAGACTCACCCGACATCCCCAGATCCTTTCATTGCCGTGGTGTTCGATACATTCTCAGACCATAATAATGTAAGTATAAACATTATATCTAGGCTAGAGCCTGTTATCTTCAAGAGAAGGCTGAGTGACACTACCGAGGAGATGACTAATGATGTTTCTATTACTTATAATGCTAGTTCCGCGATTCTCCAAGTTGTTTTTACAGGGTTCGGGGATGACCCGTTTAACAACCTTAGCGGTAACGTTAATCTGAGCAATTACTTGCCCGAATTTGTTAGCATTGGTTTCGCAGCTACAACTCAAGGGTGTTATGATAATAACAACATCAAGTCGTGGCAATTTGATTCCACTTCACTGAGGCCCAATGTTTCATCCCCAGCTCCAAGTCCTGCTCAAAATCAGCCTGTTCCAGCTCCCACTAGCCCAACCCCTAACCATATTCCATCAATAGCTCCAAGTCCTGACCATAATTACAAACTGAAGAAAAGACTAGAGATAGCAGGATTGAGTAGTGGTGTTGTCATTTTACTTGCTCTGTTGGCTTTAGCCATCTACACCTGTTTCAAGAAGAAATGGGCAGCAAAAAGAAAGAATCATGAGATTATTCTTGGTCCGGTGATGGTGGGTGAGTTTGAAATGGCTAGCTATGGGCCTAAAAATTTCTCATACTGTGAATTGGCATCTGCAACTAACAACTTCTCGGAGGAGCGTAAGCTTGGAGAAGGGGGATTTGGCGGGGTGTATAGCGGGTTCTTAAGGGACTTGAACATGGATGTGGCTGTGAAGAGGGTATCTAGCCACTCCAAACAAGGGATTGAGGAATACACATCAGAAGTAAAGATCATCAGCCAATTGAGACATAGAAATTTGGTGCCACTTCACGGCTGGTGTCATGAGAATGGGGAGCTTCTGCTGGTTTATGAATACATGCCAGGAGGCAGCCTAGACTCCCATCTCTTCAAGAGAAGGTCACCTTTGCATTGGGGGCTAAGGTATAAAATTGCACAAGGCTTGGCCTCAGCTTTGTCCTATCTACATGAAGAGTGGGAACAATGTGTATTGCACCGAGACATTAAGTCCAGCAATGTCCTGTTGGATTCAAGCTTCAATGCTAGACTCGGTGATTTTGGATTGGCCTGGCCAGTTGACCACGAAGAAACACCCGAGAAAACCTATTTAGGAGGTACGCCAGGGTATGTAGCACCAGAATGTCACATCACGTTCAAGACCAGCAAAGAATCAGATGTCTATAGCTTCGGAGTCGTGGCATTAGAAATTGCATGTGGACGAAAAGCAATTCTTGCCAATAAACGAGAAGGTAGGAAGAGCTTGGTGGATTGGGTTTGGGATTTGTATGGAATGGGAAGACTACTAGAAGCCGCAGATCCAAAACTAAACGGAAACTTTGAAAAACAAGAAATGGAGCGGCTAATGACTATCGGGCTTTGGTGTGCTCACCCCGATAGTAACTCTCGACCAAAAATAAGCCTAGCTTTACATTGCCTAAAATTCCAAGTCCAATTGCCCATCCTTCCAGCAAAGATGCCCAAACCAGTTTACTCAACTCTTCCCACTGCTCTATCCTTCCCAAATTCCCATTTCTCTGGAATCAAAAATGTTGAGATTCAGGAGTTTGAGTACCCTTCAAGTTACAGCCGCCACTCTGCAGGCTCTTCACTCCCGCATACAGTCTGA